The following are from one region of the Mesorhizobium sp. B2-8-5 genome:
- the scpA gene encoding methylmalonyl-CoA mutase, which produces MIPDFSQIGWSAPRRAPVELKGQRMTPEGIAVKHLYGQGDLKGLANLDTYPGMLPFVRGPYPTMYVQQPWTIRQYAGFSTAEESNAFYRRNLAAGQKGLSVAFDLATHRGYDSDHPRVAGDVGMAGVAIDSILDMRQLFDGIPLNEMTVSMTMNGAVLPIMALYIVAAEEQGVAQKDLAGTIQNDILKEFMVRNTYIYPPKPSMRIVSDIFAYTSRHMPKFNSISISGYHMQEAGATADLELAYTIADGIEYARAGVAGGLDIDRFAPRLSFFWAIGMNFFMEVAKLRAARLLWSSLMKKNFAPKDERSLSLRAHCQTSGWSLTAQDPYNNITRTMIEAMAATQGHTQSLHTNSFDEAMALPTDHSARIARNTQLILQKESGTTRMIDPWGGSAYVERLTHDLAARALAHIEEVESLGGMAAAIEQGIPKLRIEEAAARTQARIDSGEQILVGVNAHRPQTDIEVDVLKIDNAEVKARQLAKLQRLKGTRDVAALEDALAALTRAAEGNENLLEFAVRAARANATVGEISLALEKVFGRHTAAVQTISGVYREALGDNPALARLQEKIEAFEKKSGGKPRILVAKMGQDGHDRGQKVIASAFADLGFDVTVGPMFQTPDEIAKLAVRHDVDIIGASSLAAGHLTLIPELKEALRKLGHADMLIVAGGVIPPQDYDAVLAAGAAEIFPPGTVIPEAANRLMDRLLADQ; this is translated from the coding sequence ATGATCCCGGATTTCAGCCAGATCGGCTGGTCGGCGCCGCGTCGCGCGCCGGTCGAGCTCAAAGGCCAGCGGATGACGCCGGAAGGCATCGCCGTGAAGCATCTTTACGGGCAAGGCGACCTCAAGGGGCTCGCCAATCTAGACACGTATCCGGGCATGCTGCCCTTCGTGCGCGGCCCCTACCCCACCATGTATGTCCAGCAGCCCTGGACGATCCGGCAGTATGCCGGGTTCTCGACGGCGGAGGAATCCAACGCCTTCTACCGGCGCAACCTCGCCGCGGGCCAGAAAGGCCTGTCGGTGGCCTTCGATCTCGCCACGCATCGTGGTTATGACAGCGACCATCCGCGCGTCGCCGGCGATGTCGGCATGGCGGGTGTGGCGATCGATTCCATCCTCGACATGCGCCAACTCTTCGACGGCATTCCGCTCAACGAAATGACGGTGTCGATGACCATGAACGGCGCGGTGCTGCCGATCATGGCGCTGTACATCGTGGCGGCGGAGGAACAAGGCGTCGCGCAGAAGGATCTCGCCGGAACCATTCAGAACGACATTCTGAAGGAGTTCATGGTCCGCAACACCTACATCTATCCGCCGAAACCTTCGATGCGGATCGTGTCGGACATTTTTGCCTACACCTCCAGGCATATGCCGAAATTCAACTCGATCTCGATCTCCGGCTATCACATGCAGGAGGCCGGCGCGACGGCCGACCTCGAGCTTGCCTATACGATCGCCGACGGCATCGAGTATGCGCGCGCCGGCGTTGCGGGCGGTCTCGACATCGACCGTTTCGCGCCGCGCCTCTCCTTCTTCTGGGCGATCGGCATGAACTTCTTCATGGAGGTCGCCAAGCTCAGGGCCGCGCGGCTGCTGTGGTCGAGCCTGATGAAGAAGAATTTTGCGCCGAAGGACGAGCGTTCGCTGTCGTTGCGCGCCCATTGCCAGACCTCGGGCTGGTCGCTGACGGCGCAGGATCCTTACAACAATATCACCCGCACCATGATCGAGGCGATGGCGGCGACGCAGGGGCATACCCAGTCACTGCACACCAATTCCTTCGACGAGGCGATGGCGCTGCCGACCGACCATTCGGCGCGGATCGCCCGCAACACGCAGCTCATCCTGCAGAAGGAATCCGGCACCACGCGCATGATCGATCCATGGGGCGGCTCGGCCTATGTCGAGCGGCTGACGCATGATCTGGCGGCGCGCGCGCTGGCCCATATCGAGGAGGTCGAAAGCCTCGGCGGCATGGCGGCGGCGATCGAGCAAGGCATTCCCAAGCTGCGCATCGAGGAAGCGGCCGCCCGCACCCAGGCGCGCATCGATTCCGGCGAGCAAATTCTGGTCGGCGTCAACGCACACCGGCCCCAGACCGACATCGAAGTCGATGTGCTGAAGATCGACAATGCCGAGGTGAAAGCCAGGCAATTGGCGAAGCTGCAGCGGCTCAAAGGCACACGCGACGTCGCGGCGCTGGAGGATGCGCTGGCAGCGCTGACCCGTGCCGCCGAGGGCAATGAGAACCTGCTGGAATTCGCGGTCCGCGCAGCGCGCGCCAACGCCACCGTGGGTGAGATCTCGCTGGCGCTGGAAAAGGTTTTCGGCCGCCACACGGCGGCGGTGCAGACGATCTCCGGCGTCTATCGCGAGGCGCTCGGCGACAACCCGGCGCTCGCGCGGCTGCAGGAAAAGATCGAGGCGTTCGAGAAGAAATCCGGCGGCAAGCCCCGCATCCTCGTCGCCAAGATGGGCCAGGACGGCCACGACCGCGGCCAAAAGGTGATCGCCAGCGCCTTCGCCGATCTGGGCTTCGACGTCACCGTCGGGCCGATGTTCCAGACGCCGGATGAGATCGCCAAGCTGGCGGTGCGGCACGATGTCGACATCATCGGCGCGTCGTCGCTCGCGGCCGGGCACCTGACGCTGATCCCCGAGCTCAAGGAAGCGCTGAGGAAGCTCGGCCATGCCGACATGCTGATCGTCGCCGGCGGCGTCATCCCGCCGCAGGATTATGACGCGGTGCTGGCGGCGGGAGCGGCGGAGATCTTCCCGCCGGGAACCGTCATCCCGGAGGCGGCAAACCGGCTGATGGATCGGTTGCTGGCCGATCAGTGA
- a CDS encoding AbrB/MazE/SpoVT family DNA-binding domain-containing protein has protein sequence MIKTTIYGLEDGSGAVFLPREMLDSLNLQVGDQLQVIETDDGFVLRPVRDDNHERQINAARDVMDKYEAALRKLAK, from the coding sequence ATGATCAAAACGACCATCTACGGACTTGAGGACGGATCAGGAGCCGTATTCTTGCCACGCGAAATGCTTGACAGTCTGAACCTCCAAGTCGGCGACCAGCTTCAGGTCATCGAAACCGACGACGGCTTCGTTCTAAGGCCAGTCCGCGACGACAATCACGAACGACAGATCAACGCCGCTCGCGATGTCATGGACAAATACGAAGCCGCACTGCGGAAGCTGGCAAAGTAA
- the greA gene encoding transcription elongation factor GreA codes for MSRAFTREEDSENAIAGVGERPVSTHRNLVTERGLAMIEDNLAELRDILGKAERKGDRERIAVVSRDLRYWTARRENAELSVPEPGSNVVRFGMGVTLEGDDGRKVHWRIVGEDEADPSKGSISHVSPMAVALFGKKTGEVVTVNGKEWEIVKLSDKAEN; via the coding sequence ATGAGCAGAGCTTTCACGCGCGAAGAAGACAGCGAGAACGCCATCGCCGGCGTCGGCGAACGGCCGGTCAGCACGCACCGCAATCTGGTGACGGAGCGCGGCCTTGCGATGATCGAGGACAACCTCGCCGAGCTGCGGGACATACTGGGCAAGGCGGAGAGGAAGGGCGACCGCGAGCGCATCGCGGTGGTTTCCCGCGACCTGCGCTATTGGACCGCGCGGCGCGAGAACGCCGAGCTTTCGGTGCCGGAGCCCGGCAGCAACGTCGTGCGCTTCGGCATGGGCGTCACGCTGGAAGGCGACGACGGCAGGAAGGTGCATTGGCGCATCGTCGGCGAAGACGAAGCCGACCCGTCGAAGGGCAGCATTTCCCATGTCTCGCCGATGGCCGTGGCCCTGTTCGGCAAGAAGACCGGCGAGGTCGTCACTGTCAACGGCAAGGAATGGGAGATCGTCAAGCTCTCGGATAAGGCCGAGAACTAA
- a CDS encoding TIGR03808 family TAT-translocated repetitive protein: MLNRRTLLARTAGFAVAGVFAGKALAKSLPGIEMAAMRGSINATEIGVQPGAVDDQSKVFAKMLAEASDRDQPVFLPGGTYLVSNLKLPARVRLSGVPGATRIVYGGNGHLMMAEQAEHIEFSGLMLDGANRWLADYTQGLLDLRRVGHLVIDNCQVTGSGKNGLALEHAVGRVGRCDISGAADAGIYSVEAGGLEISGNTVSDCANGGILVHRWQAAEDGTIVSGNRVQRIGARSGGTGQNGNGINTFRAGNVIISGNVVSDCAFTAVRANSSSNLQITGNTCSRSGETGIYSEFSFEGAILSNNLVDGAANGISIVNFNEGGRMAVCSNNIVRNLSTTGPYTADPPGFGVGISAEADTTVSGNVVENAPLYGMQLGWGPYLRNVVASGNIIRQAGTGIVVSVVEGSGSAVISDNVIDGAKNGAIIGQRWADPVTGDLSQSTDTGYAHLTVERNKVS; encoded by the coding sequence ATGTTGAACAGACGAACGCTGCTTGCCCGGACCGCCGGCTTCGCCGTCGCCGGCGTCTTCGCCGGCAAAGCATTGGCGAAATCGCTGCCCGGCATCGAAATGGCCGCTATGCGCGGCTCGATCAACGCCACGGAGATCGGCGTGCAGCCCGGCGCGGTCGACGACCAGAGCAAGGTCTTCGCCAAGATGCTGGCCGAGGCCAGCGATCGCGACCAGCCGGTGTTCCTGCCGGGCGGCACCTATCTCGTCTCGAATCTCAAGCTGCCTGCGCGCGTGCGACTGTCGGGCGTGCCCGGCGCGACGCGCATCGTCTATGGCGGCAACGGCCATCTGATGATGGCCGAACAAGCCGAGCATATCGAGTTCAGCGGGCTGATGCTGGACGGCGCCAACCGCTGGCTGGCCGACTACACGCAGGGGCTGCTCGATTTGCGCCGCGTCGGCCATCTCGTCATCGACAATTGCCAGGTGACCGGCAGCGGCAAGAACGGGCTGGCGCTCGAGCATGCCGTCGGCCGTGTCGGCCGCTGCGATATTTCTGGCGCCGCGGACGCCGGCATCTATTCGGTCGAGGCCGGGGGTCTGGAGATTTCGGGCAACACGGTGTCCGACTGCGCCAATGGCGGCATCCTCGTGCATCGCTGGCAAGCGGCAGAGGACGGCACCATCGTCAGCGGCAATCGTGTCCAGCGGATCGGCGCGCGCAGCGGCGGCACCGGCCAGAATGGCAACGGCATCAACACTTTCCGCGCCGGCAATGTGATCATCTCGGGCAACGTCGTCTCCGATTGCGCCTTCACTGCAGTGCGCGCCAACAGTTCGAGCAATCTGCAGATCACCGGCAACACCTGCTCGCGCTCGGGCGAGACCGGGATCTATTCGGAATTCTCCTTCGAAGGCGCGATCCTCAGCAACAATCTGGTCGACGGCGCCGCCAACGGCATCTCGATCGTCAATTTCAACGAAGGCGGGCGGATGGCGGTCTGCTCGAACAACATCGTGCGCAACCTCTCAACCACCGGTCCATACACCGCCGACCCGCCCGGCTTCGGCGTCGGCATCAGCGCCGAGGCCGATACCACGGTCTCCGGCAATGTCGTCGAGAACGCGCCGCTCTACGGCATGCAGCTCGGCTGGGGCCCCTATCTGCGCAATGTGGTGGCAAGCGGAAACATCATCCGCCAGGCCGGCACCGGCATCGTCGTTTCCGTCGTCGAAGGTTCCGGCAGCGCTGTCATCTCGGACAATGTCATCGACGGCGCGAAAAACGGCGCCATCATCGGCCAGCGCTGGGCCGATCCGGTGACCGGCGATCTATCCCAGTCAACCGATACCGGCTATGCGCATCTCACCGTCGAACGCAACAAGGTGAGCTAG
- a CDS encoding class I SAM-dependent methyltransferase produces MLEADKVFAGSIPENYDRHMVPLIFEAYAAETARRAVSFSPLAVLETAAGTGAVTRALAPQLSPGASYTVTDLNQPMLDYAASRQGPDSRITWRQADALKLPFDDAAFDLVCCQFGAMFFPDRAAAYREAKRVLKPGGHFLFSVWDRIEENVFADDVTNALARIFPHDPPRFLARTPHGYHDKALIRSDLEAAGFSDVAIDTRAEQSRASSPRVPAVAYCQGTLLRNEIEAREPGRLASATDYAEATIADRHGSGEIAAKIQAHIIVAVA; encoded by the coding sequence ATGCTGGAAGCGGACAAGGTATTTGCCGGCTCGATCCCGGAAAACTACGATCGCCATATGGTGCCGCTGATTTTCGAGGCCTATGCCGCCGAGACCGCACGACGGGCCGTGTCCTTCTCACCCTTGGCCGTTTTGGAGACCGCCGCGGGAACCGGGGCCGTCACCCGCGCGCTGGCGCCACAGCTTTCTCCAGGCGCCAGCTACACCGTAACAGACCTCAACCAGCCGATGCTCGACTACGCCGCTTCGCGCCAGGGGCCCGACAGCCGCATCACATGGCGCCAGGCGGATGCCCTGAAGCTGCCTTTCGACGACGCTGCTTTCGACCTCGTCTGTTGTCAGTTTGGCGCGATGTTCTTTCCCGACCGCGCCGCCGCCTATCGTGAGGCGAAGCGGGTTCTGAAGCCGGGCGGGCATTTCCTCTTCAGCGTCTGGGATCGCATCGAGGAGAATGTATTCGCGGACGACGTGACGAATGCTCTCGCCCGGATTTTTCCGCACGATCCGCCGCGTTTCCTGGCGCGCACGCCGCATGGTTACCACGACAAGGCGCTGATCCGCAGCGATCTGGAGGCCGCCGGCTTCTCCGATGTGGCGATCGACACGAGGGCCGAGCAGAGCCGCGCATCCTCGCCGCGCGTTCCCGCCGTCGCCTATTGCCAGGGAACGCTGCTTCGCAACGAGATCGAGGCCAGGGAGCCCGGAAGACTGGCATCCGCGACCGACTACGCCGAAGCCACGATCGCCGACAGGCATGGCAGCGGCGAAATTGCCGCCAAGATCCAGGCCCACATTATCGTGGCCGTGGCCTAG